A part of Winslowiella toletana genomic DNA contains:
- the era gene encoding GTPase Era: MTEQQTHCGFIAIVGRPNVGKSTLLNQLLGQKISITSRKPQTTRHRIMGIHTEGEYQAIYVDTPGLHMEEKRAINRLMNRAASSSIGDVELVIFVVEGTRWTADDEMVLNKLKDNRVPVILAINKVDNVTDKSILLPHMQFLSQQMDFMDMVPISAETGKNVDTIASIVRKRLPVADHHFPEDYITDRSQRFMASEIIREKLMRFLGAELPYSVTVEIERFITNERGGYDINGLILVEREGQKKMVIGNQGSKIKTIGIEARKDMEDMFEAKVHLELWVKVKSGWADDERALRSLGYTDDL; this comes from the coding sequence ATGACCGAACAACAGACTCATTGCGGCTTTATTGCTATTGTAGGCCGCCCAAACGTTGGTAAATCTACGCTGCTGAACCAGTTACTGGGGCAGAAGATTTCCATCACCTCGCGTAAACCGCAAACTACCCGTCACCGCATTATGGGTATCCATACCGAAGGGGAGTATCAGGCGATCTACGTCGACACCCCGGGCTTGCATATGGAAGAGAAGCGCGCCATTAACCGCCTGATGAACCGCGCAGCCAGTAGCTCGATTGGTGATGTTGAGCTGGTAATCTTTGTGGTTGAAGGCACGCGCTGGACCGCCGACGATGAAATGGTGCTGAATAAGCTGAAGGATAACCGCGTGCCGGTGATCCTGGCGATCAATAAAGTGGATAACGTCACGGATAAAAGCATCCTGCTGCCGCATATGCAGTTCCTCAGCCAGCAGATGGACTTTATGGATATGGTGCCGATCTCAGCGGAAACCGGCAAAAATGTTGATACCATTGCCAGCATCGTGCGTAAGCGTCTGCCGGTGGCCGATCACCATTTCCCGGAAGATTACATTACTGACCGTTCACAGCGCTTTATGGCCTCGGAAATTATCCGTGAGAAACTGATGCGTTTCCTTGGTGCTGAGCTGCCCTATTCGGTTACCGTGGAGATTGAGCGCTTTATCACGAATGAGCGTGGCGGCTATGATATCAATGGTCTGATTCTGGTGGAACGTGAAGGCCAGAAGAAAATGGTGATCGGTAACCAGGGTTCCAAAATCAAAACCATCGGTATTGAAGCGCGTAAAGATATGGAAGATATGTTTGAGGCGAAAGTACACCTTGAACTGTGGGTTAAAGTGAAGTCTGGCTGGGCGGATGACGAACGTGCGCTGCGCAGCCTGGGCTATACTGACGATCTGTAA
- the rnc gene encoding ribonuclease III — MNPIVINRLQQKLGYTFTHQELLQQALTHRSASSKHNERLEFLGDSILSYVIANALYHRFPRVDEGDMSRMRATLVRGNTLAEMAREFDLGECLRLGPGELKSGGYRRESILADTVEALIGGVFLDSNIQTVEQLILNWYQSRLDDISPGDKQKDPKTRLQEYLQGRHLPLPSYLVVQVRGEAHDQEFTIHCQVSGMAEPVVGTGSSRRKAEQAAAEQALIKLGLE, encoded by the coding sequence ATGAACCCCATCGTAATTAACAGGCTGCAGCAAAAGCTGGGCTACACTTTTACTCATCAGGAATTATTGCAGCAGGCATTAACCCATCGTAGTGCCAGCAGCAAGCATAATGAGCGGCTCGAATTCCTTGGCGACTCTATTCTTAGTTATGTGATTGCGAATGCCCTTTACCACCGCTTCCCGCGGGTGGATGAAGGTGATATGAGTCGCATGCGCGCCACGCTGGTACGCGGCAACACGCTGGCGGAGATGGCGCGTGAGTTCGATCTCGGTGAGTGTTTGCGTCTGGGGCCGGGAGAACTAAAAAGCGGCGGTTATCGCCGTGAGTCAATTCTGGCCGATACCGTCGAAGCGCTGATTGGCGGCGTGTTCCTGGATAGCAATATTCAGACCGTCGAACAACTGATCCTCAACTGGTATCAGTCGCGCCTTGATGACATCAGCCCGGGCGACAAACAGAAAGATCCAAAAACGCGTCTGCAGGAGTATCTGCAGGGTCGCCACTTGCCGCTGCCCTCCTATCTGGTGGTGCAGGTGCGTGGTGAAGCGCATGACCAGGAATTTACTATTCACTGCCAGGTAAGCGGTATGGCGGAACCGGTGGTGGGCACCGGTTCAAGCCGTCGCAAGGCTGAACAGGCAGCGGCCGAACAGGCGCTGATCAAGCTTGGACTTGAATAA
- the lepB gene encoding signal peptidase I, with translation MANTFALILFIATVVTGIVWCLDKFKLAPARRAKLAEVRAQTGNAVDEKTLAKVAKQPGWVETAASVFPVLAVVFIVRSFVYEPFQIPSGSMMPTLLIGDFILVEKFAYGIKDPITQTTLIPTGHPKRGDIAVFKYPKDPSLDYIKRVVGLPGDRVSYDPESKTVTINPACESGQSCNTALPVTYSDVQASDFIQTFSGFAGNESGNGFFQVPQGESMKGGLRLATRNETLGDVTHRILMVTEAQSQPGMYYRQPGQPQSTWVVPQGQYFMMGDNRDNSADSRYWGFVPERNLVGKATTIWMSFEKQENEWPTGVRLSRIGGIH, from the coding sequence ATGGCTAATACCTTCGCCCTGATCCTGTTTATCGCGACAGTGGTGACCGGCATCGTCTGGTGTCTTGATAAGTTCAAACTGGCGCCCGCACGCCGTGCGAAACTGGCCGAAGTGCGCGCGCAGACCGGCAATGCCGTCGATGAGAAAACACTGGCAAAAGTGGCTAAACAGCCGGGTTGGGTCGAAACGGCCGCATCGGTGTTCCCGGTGCTGGCGGTGGTATTTATCGTGCGTTCATTTGTGTACGAGCCATTTCAGATTCCTTCCGGCTCGATGATGCCAACTTTGTTGATCGGTGACTTTATCCTGGTGGAGAAATTCGCCTATGGTATTAAGGATCCGATCACTCAGACGACGCTGATCCCTACCGGACATCCGAAACGTGGCGATATTGCGGTGTTTAAATATCCGAAAGATCCGAGTCTGGATTATATTAAACGCGTGGTAGGGTTACCGGGCGATCGGGTGAGTTACGATCCGGAAAGCAAAACGGTCACGATCAACCCGGCTTGTGAAAGCGGCCAGTCATGCAACACGGCGTTGCCGGTGACCTATTCCGATGTGCAGGCAAGCGACTTTATCCAGACCTTTAGCGGCTTTGCCGGCAATGAATCTGGTAACGGTTTCTTCCAGGTGCCGCAGGGCGAATCGATGAAGGGCGGCCTGCGTCTGGCAACCCGTAATGAAACGCTGGGCGATGTGACTCATCGTATTCTGATGGTCACCGAAGCGCAGAGCCAGCCAGGCATGTACTATCGTCAGCCAGGTCAGCCGCAGTCAACATGGGTGGTGCCGCAAGGTCAGTACTTTATGATGGGCGACAACCGTGATAACAGTGCTGACAGCCGTTACTGGGGCTTTGTACCGGAGAGAAATCTGGTTGGTAAAGCGACCACTATCTGGATGAGCTTTGAGAAGCAGGAAAATGAGTGGCCGACCGGCGTTCGTCTGAGCCGTATTGGTGGAATTCATTGA